Genomic segment of Tiliqua scincoides isolate rTilSci1 chromosome 1, rTilSci1.hap2, whole genome shotgun sequence:
aacttccccccacccaggaacgcctccctcccacctcctccctacccacctGAGAGCCTTGTCTCAGCCCAGGTGGGCCAATGCAAAGCTCACCACGCAAGCCGCCGTGGAGGCTGTTTCAGCTTGCACAGCTTGCtcgtgaggaggcacaaatgtgttttacggcatgtttgtgaccctcctgggctggcgcaaggtacgtgcgctggcccaagtgcagcttaggattgcgctgcacaagtgatagttaacaggaagcagggggTTCCAAATTCTGGGCTCTCTGTCACATTCTTTTCTAACCCATtacccaatggttcccaaactgtgaatcagagctccctggggaactgtgggaaccagccaggggagccatggaatctttGCAAAACCTGCTGccccctatacagtgtataggactgtagccctaatggggagccacagccaatgacccagtaggtcaaaggagctaccagtcaaaaaagtttgggaaccactgccactaCTCATGGTCTGAACTTCATCACCTAAAGATGCCCCTTGCTCTGGGTAGTCTCCTCTCCCATTTTCTCGGAAACTGTTTCTTATTCTCTTTCCTCATAGTGGGAGGACGTGTAGACTTTGAGGACTTTGTAGAGATGATGGGTCCAAAGCTGCGTGAAGAGACAGCTCACATGGTGGGCGTGAGGGAGCTAAAGATTGCCTTCCGTGAGGTAATATGGGGTAACAGTGGATGGGAGGGAACTATGAATGCGACATTCTCCAGATGAGACCCTATGCAATGATTTAATTGCACATATCAATTATATTTCTATAACCCCCAATACTAAGCTAAATTATAAGGCACACAGCAAACTGTGAATGTGGGCTAAAAGTGAAGGCAGCAGCTAACCAAGGAGTACAGCTGGCTTGGAGAAGACCCAGAACATTCCTGTCACCCCAACCCTTCATTGCGGAATAGAATTACATTGCATAACCGGTATTATGGGGCCTATTGTAACATGTAGAGAACAAAAGGAGAGTTATTCCTCAGCAAGACAGAAGATAATGTGACTCACTTACACAAGACATTATATTTTTCACTATACAGTATTATCTGTGAGTTCTTTGTGAGCAATGTGACATATGTTGAAATAATAAGCACCGGGGTACTTTCTGTCACTTCAGGTTCTTGAAGTAATCTTCTTGTGTGTATAGAATGTGTTTGCCACTTTCCTAGTCTGCAAAACATATAAATCCTGATCTTCTCTAATGTGCTGGCTTCACAGCATGGGAGGCTGCTGTTTACAAAATGGTTTAATTCTCTGGAACTTCTGCTGAGGCAAAACAACGCTAACTAGAGATTTTAATACAGCTCCTTCTCGTGACTGTCATGTAAATGGTGATCCTTCTTGTAGCAATGTTTTGCTTGCATGaagaagaagtgtgtgtgtgatatgaAGAGATGTCCTTTGTCTCCTATGTCACCAATACAACTGCAAAGAGTTACTGAACACATGTTCCAAAGCTTTGCCATGTTGGTGAAGTTCCTTCTTAGAGGATATGGTGATCTAAAACAAGGCAATATTTATTAAAGAAGGGCAAACCATTAGTCATATTTTGGCAGGAATGGACTGGAATTGGCCTGGCATATAAAAGCAAGTCCCCTTCACACATACCTGCCATGGTGCAAGAGCCACTTCCATAAGCAACCTCATGGTGGAGCCAATCACTTGGGTCTTTCCTACCTGACTGGAACCCCATAAGAGGGAAGACATTGGCTGGGTAGAAAAGGATCCCTGTGATTTTTTCCTGACCATGTGAGTATTTCATTCATATGTACTTCCCAATGTTGCACATTCATGCACTTACTCCCATGCTGCACTAAGTTCATATGAAGAAGACTAAAGCCAATGTCACATGCTTGGCAGTTCAGGAAGGAGACATTGAgatgtgcagcagcagcaatgtgaACAGGATTAGGGGGTGTGGGTAAGCATGAGAAGAATCTGGGAATAGGGATGAAAAATTGGGACGAGAATAAAGGAAGAAATTCAAGTTGCAGGTACAGTCACAAAGCCAGGCCCTCACATTCTTCCTTCTGTTGAAGTTTGATCAAGATGGAGATGGAGCAATCAGCGGAGCAGAGCTGCGCCAAGCTGTGACTGCCCTACTAGGGGAGCAACTCAAGGCCCAGGAGGTGGATGAAATGCTGCAGGATGTGGACCTCAATGGAGATGGAAGTGTAGACTTTGATGGTGAGAGCCCCTTGCACATTTACCAACAGCCCTCTTATCTAAACCTgtacaggcatgtgccgcttaacaatcgttcacttaatgacagactacatatatgacagtggtcaaagcacaaaaaagatgctcttaatgaggcaattgcatctcccatagcctgcagaagtgtctgtttacacaatagagaggctcttaatgcaaaaaagaggcaatctaactccagtagcctgtgcagccaggcagggtgtgtctgtttacacaacaaaggcaatagattggactgaatgttcacttaatgacctaatcgcataaagggatcagagaacgtatctcGGAGAATGTTAAGTTCTCCATATctcattgttaagtggtgcacacctgtactcgTGATCGCACTTGCCTTCCATAGTACTGCAAGGATTACAGTTTAGCTCCATTATGCTATGAGCCTCTATTACACAAACTTTTCCTAaaagatttttcttctttttgttgaCTTTTCAAAAAATGGCACTGTTTGAGCACTACTCCTACTCTTCCTAAGCATAGCCTTGTTCTTTACCTCCTCGCTGTGCTACAGTGCTAACACTAAATGTTTTTTCCCCGTTTCTGCCTATGTACTGGCCCTGATTCTGCAGGCAGTGTAAGTTGAGATGCTGAATAATGAGGTGAAACTACTTGGAGAGTGTGAAACATTATAGAAAATTTCAGTTTGGAGACTGATTCTGCTCTTCTTGCTTCCTTCAGAGTTTGTGATGATGCTGTCAACCCGGTAACCAGATCTGATGTGAAGGGACTCTCTGTTCCCCTCCATCATTATTGTTACCATAGCAAGAGGGAGCTGACTGCCGTCTGATGGCTCTTCACCTCCTGGAGATGGGGAGAAAGGCTGAAACCCTGGATCCTTCGCAGACGTCACTGAAAACAATTGCACGCTCAACAACATGTTTAACTTCAACTTACTGTGCAAGGTACCTTGGAGACTGCTGCCAGCTACATCCAAGCAGAGCAATCCTTCCAGTTGGCTAGGCCAGGCCTAGAGCATTCATCTCACAATCTCTCTCCCTGTTAACTACAAGCACCCTACAGCCCACCCTGACACAGTGGGGACTGGAAAAGGTCTGGAAAACCATTCCCAACCATGGATCAAATCTGAGGGCAGGATGATTCTCCAATATCCAAGCTTTCTGCACAACCATGGGCTCCATCAAAGGCTGGAGAATGGCTGGAGATCTCCACTACAGTAATGACATACAAATGTTCATATTTCCCTTCTATCTGAAACATCACTATCCTGCTGAACTGAATGGAATTGCATCTTTCTCTTAGGCAAAGCTGATAAATGAATGTTCTCTTTAAAGAGACTTTGAGatgaaatggaagaggggaaaaaaactactCCAACCTGCCACTGCTGACAGCTGTTGGGAAGTGTCATGTTGTGTGTACTGTTTGGTTCAATCTGATATGGAAAAGTCAGACTGGCTGGTGATTAATAGGCAGAGCCAGCCCATTCTGAGAGCCTTTTGGGTAACCTATTGTGAAGTCCTCCAAAAGCTGCTACAGTTGTTGAGCACTTCCCAGGGACTGTTGTTGAAGCCCCATCCTTGTCATGTTTGTGCAGCACAGCATTTTAAGTCACGCTTCAAATCCTGTCATCTCCTCTGCCAAGAGTTAGGAAGGTCTTGTACTATACAACAAAAGGGTGGCTGAGCGTGTATGCCACagacagaagatcccaggttcagctTTCCAAATTTCCAGCCAAAAGGATCACAGGAGGGAAGGGCCCATACCCACCATACTAGAGAGCCACCAGCAACCAGAGCAGGCAGCCAAAGACCCAGCCAGACAGGCAAACACTCAAACTGAGCACACAAGGCACAACTTTATTATAGGTGGAGAAAGGATGAGGAGTAGTGTGAGCAACCAGAAACCACATTTCCTTTACTTCTGAACCCTGAGAAGATGTTCGTAAAGTGCATGAGCTGTATGCTTGGGCAAAATCAAGTAGGGGCCCATCCAAATTGTTCCTAAGTGTGGCTTAATGCTATATCAACAGTTGCTAGATCCATTTCAAAGCTGAGTAGCTCTAAGGCTTGCGCTTCAGgtaatgtatttttcttttgaaatgcaATCATATTATActttacgtgtgtgtgtgtgtgtgtgtgcgcgcgcacacacacacacacacacacacacccgtgggCCCTGTGCTGTGTTTTGCCATGAGGAACACTCCTTCAGAATAAAGGGCATTCCTTGCCAAATGATAATCCGGATGGTTGGAGACCAGCTCTCGGCAGAAACACAGGTGGAGCTTGTTATCAGACTATGGGGTTCAGTTCCTGCTATAAATCAGCTTACTACTGTAAGCTAAATTAGCAACATTTGGTGCCAGAACACTGTgtttctgagggtgcaatcctaaccccttatgtcagtgctttccagcattgtgctttccagcactgacataagggcagtgcagctctgaggtaaaggaacaaacattcccttactttgaggaggcctccgtgagtgacacccaactgcaggatgcagcacgtgtcccattggcactgctatgccagtgctggaaagcactgacataaggggttaggattgcgccctgaatcagTTATTCTTTCAACACAAAGTAGTAATTTAAGAATAGCAACTAAAACTCAAATGCAGCATTGACACAGATCCAGATGGCTTGTTTTGCTAAAGCTCTGAACATACTTGAGAGGCTCCTTGGTCCTGATGCTGGTGGATCCCAAGTCGCATTTGTGGAAGCAGATGACATAGATTTGTTAATTATTAACTTGTGCACATTCCTGCTActttccacctttcttccatgataGAATTGAAGGCAGTACATATAGAATTCCCTATATATAGGTCTTCCATTCAAGCATTGAGCAGACCTCCTACATTCAATGCAGCCATTCAAGGTGGCTGCAACAAGATGAGGCATCCAGAATCTTACATTGAAGACTCTTGGGTAATCCTCCACTCTGACAGGACTATGTAACTATGTTGGACTTCACAAAGACTTCTCTCTTTCTCATGCACCCAAGCATGATAAAACATGGGTGGACAAGATCATTTCCAACAGCTCCTTCCACTGTGGATTAATTTACTCTTTGTGTGCAGaatgggaaactgaggctgagctAAACTGGCTTGTCCAAGGCTTTCCAGGCAGCCTATGGCTGGATTTCAGAATTTGAATCAAGGTCTGCTGTGATGCTGGAACACCCAGGATTACTGGTTCCAAGTATAGTTTCACTTCACAAGTGTCAAAAGTCCAACCTAGAAAACATGCTGAGGACCAGACTAGTGCAAGTTCTCTGCATGAACTCTCCGTGGACTACAGTGtcagagaacaaagtgctcatgtCATGCATACATAATAAGGCTGTCTCTGATAAACTATGGACTAATAAAGTGTTTATTCTTTGCAAGTGATGGCTTAGATCATATAAAACACATTGATGTTCATTGTCTTCTTGAAACTCCGTGTTTGGTTCCTATAACTAAATGTGGCTTATTTAAAGCTC
This window contains:
- the CABP4 gene encoding calcium-binding protein 4 — translated: MRTMGYMPTEMELIEISQHIKMRMGGRVDFEDFVEMMGPKLREETAHMVGVRELKIAFREFDQDGDGAISGAELRQAVTALLGEQLKAQEVDEMLQDVDLNGDGSVDFDEFVMMLSTR